A region from the Desulfomarina profundi genome encodes:
- a CDS encoding aspartate/glutamate racemase family protein — MKTIGLLGGMSWESTTHYYALLNEGINQRLGGLHSAEIVMESVNFEPVEQLMRKEKWRQIATLLAQAGRRVEQGGAECLLVCTNTMHKVAPAIQEAISIPLLHIADATARAIQKDHLQTIGLLGTQFTMEEDFYRGRLASTFGLDIIIPSETERKEIHRIIFEELCRGKIVEESKVRYQEIIGGMQHRGAEGVIAGCTEIGMLISPEDLSLPFYDTTRIHVERGIEFALNGK; from the coding sequence ATGAAAACCATTGGATTGCTCGGAGGTATGAGCTGGGAAAGCACTACCCACTATTACGCACTGCTCAACGAGGGTATTAACCAGAGACTGGGTGGCCTCCATTCTGCGGAAATTGTCATGGAAAGTGTGAATTTCGAACCCGTTGAACAATTGATGCGAAAAGAAAAATGGCGACAGATAGCCACTCTTCTGGCGCAAGCGGGAAGGAGAGTAGAACAGGGAGGCGCCGAATGTCTCCTTGTATGTACGAATACCATGCATAAGGTTGCACCAGCCATTCAAGAAGCCATTTCGATCCCGTTATTACATATTGCCGACGCCACTGCCAGAGCGATTCAAAAGGATCATCTCCAGACAATCGGCCTTCTGGGCACACAATTCACCATGGAAGAGGATTTTTACAGGGGAAGACTCGCCAGTACATTTGGACTGGATATCATAATTCCCTCGGAAACTGAGAGAAAAGAAATCCACAGGATCATATTTGAAGAACTCTGTCGTGGTAAGATTGTGGAAGAATCAAAGGTTCGATATCAGGAAATTATAGGTGGCATGCAGCACCGGGGAGCGGAAGGGGTTATTGCCGGTTGTACCGAAATCGGTATGCTCATCAGCCCAGAAGACCTGAGCCTGCCGTTCTATGACACAACACGCATCCATGTGGAAAGGGGTATCGAGTTTGCTCTCAACGGGAAATAA
- a CDS encoding acyloxyacyl hydrolase: MRTAILFFLFLSLPALSTASTDARPKIGTSISRELRENSDLQLYEMFYLQPFSRPDSLISDSLKLSTQMEYSLGFLEDTSPGGDSTMRFAVMPRLLLTPSHYFDLILGFGAGYMSGETEYPRHNLGGSFFFQSKVGISIHVTKKLSLGYLFFHQSNAGLYSYNASLNTFQMEITYTL, from the coding sequence ATGCGAACAGCAATATTATTTTTTCTTTTTCTATCTCTTCCCGCTCTTTCAACTGCATCAACTGATGCCAGGCCAAAGATCGGGACAAGTATCAGCAGAGAATTGCGTGAGAACAGTGACCTGCAACTGTATGAAATGTTTTACCTGCAGCCTTTTTCCCGGCCTGACTCTTTGATATCCGACTCCCTGAAACTGTCTACCCAAATGGAATACAGTCTCGGTTTTCTGGAAGACACCTCACCGGGAGGCGATTCAACAATGAGATTCGCTGTAATGCCACGTCTCCTCCTCACCCCCTCACACTATTTTGACCTCATTCTCGGGTTTGGAGCAGGATACATGTCTGGAGAAACTGAATATCCCAGGCATAACCTGGGAGGCTCATTTTTCTTCCAGTCAAAAGTGGGAATTTCAATACATGTGACCAAAAAGCTTTCCCTGGGGTATCTGTTTTTTCACCAGTCCAATGCAGGATTATACTCGTATAATGCCAGTCTCAATACTTTTCAGATGGAAATAACTTACACTTTATAA
- a CDS encoding TRAP transporter large permease gives MIGIIMFITALAMLLFGFPVAFTFGAVSVFFGVFAEGVGMFAMMPHRIWSIMNNTILMAIPLFIFMGIILQKSKLAERLLESMGFLFGEVRGGLAISTVLVGALLAASTGVVGASVVAMGVISLPVMLKYNYDKQLATGAICASGTLGQIIPPSVVLIILGDVFQQPVGDLFRAAFWPGITLVVVYVLYILAVCYFKKDAGPAIRMEGQVGNKMTQVGSALKAIVPPLTLIVIVLGSIFAGLATPTESSAVGGVGAILLAFFYKRLSWKMVIDSAMETVKTSSMVFAILIGATAFSMVFTYTGGDYLVEELMLNLPGNKWGFIGLSMLAILLLGFFIDFVEISYIIVPILAPIAETLGIDPIWYAILVAMNLQTSFLTPPFGFSLFYLKGVAPPSVRTTDIYRGVMPFICLQAFILAILTIFPQIFGFPG, from the coding sequence ATGATTGGAATTATAATGTTTATTACGGCCCTGGCCATGCTGCTTTTCGGCTTTCCGGTGGCCTTTACCTTTGGTGCTGTTTCCGTTTTTTTCGGTGTGTTTGCCGAGGGTGTGGGGATGTTTGCCATGATGCCACACCGCATCTGGTCTATCATGAACAATACGATTCTGATGGCCATACCCCTGTTTATTTTTATGGGCATAATCCTCCAGAAATCCAAGCTGGCAGAGCGCCTCCTGGAATCCATGGGCTTCCTTTTCGGCGAAGTCCGGGGCGGTCTTGCGATTTCAACTGTCCTGGTTGGCGCACTTCTTGCCGCGTCCACCGGTGTGGTCGGGGCAAGTGTGGTGGCAATGGGCGTCATTTCCCTGCCGGTCATGCTGAAATACAATTATGATAAACAGCTGGCAACCGGCGCTATCTGTGCCTCCGGCACATTGGGTCAGATTATTCCTCCATCGGTTGTACTCATTATTCTCGGAGATGTTTTTCAGCAGCCGGTTGGTGATCTTTTCAGGGCCGCCTTCTGGCCGGGAATCACCCTTGTTGTTGTCTATGTTCTCTATATTCTCGCTGTCTGTTATTTCAAAAAAGATGCAGGTCCGGCAATCAGGATGGAGGGACAGGTCGGCAACAAAATGACTCAGGTAGGCAGTGCTCTGAAGGCGATAGTGCCTCCGTTGACACTTATTGTCATTGTTCTCGGGTCAATTTTTGCCGGACTGGCAACACCGACGGAATCGTCTGCCGTGGGTGGAGTGGGGGCCATACTCCTGGCTTTTTTCTATAAGCGGTTATCGTGGAAAATGGTTATTGACAGTGCCATGGAAACGGTAAAAACTTCTTCAATGGTCTTTGCCATTCTCATTGGAGCCACTGCTTTTTCAATGGTCTTCACCTACACAGGGGGTGATTACCTTGTGGAAGAGCTGATGTTGAATCTGCCGGGAAATAAATGGGGATTTATCGGACTTTCCATGCTGGCTATTCTGCTGTTGGGATTTTTTATCGACTTCGTTGAAATCTCGTATATTATCGTGCCGATACTTGCACCCATAGCCGAAACCCTCGGAATAGATCCGATCTGGTATGCTATCCTGGTTGCAATGAATCTGCAGACATCATTTCTGACGCCTCCCTTTGGTTTCAGCCTGTTTTATCTGAAGGGAGTTGCTCCGCCTTCGGTGCGAACAACCGATATATACCGTGGGGTTATGCCATTCATCTGTCTCCAGGCTTTTATTTTGGCAATACTGACAATTTTTCCTCAGATCTTCGGTTTTCCTGGATAA
- a CDS encoding ATP-binding cassette domain-containing protein, giving the protein MEIQNLHHKTLKIESFTAIPGETWCFCGDNNSGIDAFMALLAGDLDDFSASVLTLPINPGIISFTRQQLLFEEELRRDDSDFLDKIDPGTPVKAFLTDCRKHRELIRSFDMDHVLNTGYRQLSSGQCKKLLVLQQVTEGKDVIIIQNPYDGLDRQSCQELDRVMEKCIENGIQVFTLVNSPKDIPFWCSHVGYFHRGQLARQGEKHTVLSGISKPAADFNSDWTPLFSQTTQNGDKTAIPLVRLRNGFGGYGDHILFSGLNLEIFPGDHILITGRNGCGKSTLLNIITGDNSKCYANDLSIFGRQRGSGESIWEIKQYMGIVSPALHRDYHVPSSTLQAVVSGFFDSIGLYRKVNVQQLETARNFLHIIGLADRETTPFRNLSHAHQRLVLIARALIKQPRLLILDEPSQGLDDLNRNRLMELMLEIATRRLATILFVSHREDEHHPLFRQHINLEQFATR; this is encoded by the coding sequence ATGGAAATTCAAAATTTACACCACAAAACGCTCAAGATCGAATCATTTACTGCAATACCTGGAGAAACCTGGTGTTTTTGCGGAGACAATAATTCCGGTATTGATGCATTCATGGCACTTCTTGCGGGCGATCTGGATGATTTTTCCGCTTCCGTGCTGACCTTGCCGATAAACCCGGGAATCATTTCCTTTACCAGGCAACAGCTGCTGTTCGAAGAAGAACTGAGACGGGACGATTCCGATTTCCTCGATAAAATTGACCCCGGGACTCCCGTGAAAGCGTTTCTTACCGACTGCCGAAAACACAGGGAGCTTATCAGATCGTTTGATATGGACCATGTACTCAACACTGGATACAGACAACTGAGTTCAGGGCAGTGTAAAAAACTCCTTGTCCTGCAGCAGGTTACAGAGGGGAAAGATGTAATCATTATCCAAAACCCTTATGACGGGCTGGACAGGCAGAGTTGTCAGGAACTTGACCGTGTCATGGAAAAATGTATTGAAAATGGCATCCAGGTTTTTACCCTGGTCAATTCACCGAAAGACATTCCCTTCTGGTGCAGTCATGTTGGCTATTTCCATCGGGGACAACTGGCCCGGCAGGGCGAAAAACACACAGTTCTTTCCGGTATCTCCAAACCAGCTGCCGATTTTAATAGCGACTGGACACCATTATTTTCCCAAACTACGCAAAACGGGGACAAAACAGCAATTCCTCTGGTTCGGCTCCGTAACGGTTTTGGCGGTTACGGGGATCACATACTCTTTTCCGGTTTGAATCTGGAAATTTTCCCTGGAGACCACATCCTCATCACCGGCAGAAACGGTTGCGGCAAATCGACCCTGCTCAACATTATTACCGGCGACAATTCAAAATGCTACGCAAACGATCTTTCCATATTCGGCAGGCAGAGGGGCAGCGGTGAATCCATCTGGGAAATCAAGCAATATATGGGTATTGTCTCCCCGGCCCTCCACCGGGATTACCATGTTCCCAGTTCAACTCTGCAGGCTGTCGTATCTGGCTTCTTTGATTCCATCGGTCTCTACAGAAAAGTCAATGTGCAGCAGCTTGAAACGGCCCGGAATTTTCTCCATATAATTGGACTTGCAGACAGGGAGACAACACCATTCAGAAATCTCTCCCATGCACATCAACGACTTGTACTGATCGCCAGAGCACTGATCAAGCAACCCAGGCTCCTGATCCTTGACGAGCCCTCCCAGGGACTCGATGACCTCAACAGGAACCGGCTCATGGAACTCATGCTGGAAATCGCCACCCGGCGACTGGCAACCATTCTTTTTGTCAGCCACCGGGAAGATGAGCACCACCCTCTTTTCAGACAGCATATCAACCTGGAACAGTTCGCAACCCGGTAA
- a CDS encoding TRAP transporter small permease subunit → MLLKIERFFDKFATVVGYCCGLLMVAMLLNVFYDAIMRYLFNTNSIALQEMEWHIFSVVFLFGISYCLQEDGHVRVDVIYDRLGQRARAIINIVGTLLFILPFCWLIIDGSFDFVKEAYDLHEISGDPGA, encoded by the coding sequence ATGCTACTGAAAATAGAAAGGTTTTTTGACAAATTTGCAACAGTTGTCGGCTATTGCTGCGGACTTCTCATGGTGGCCATGCTGCTGAATGTTTTTTACGATGCCATCATGCGTTACCTGTTTAACACAAATTCAATAGCGCTCCAGGAGATGGAATGGCACATTTTTTCGGTCGTTTTTCTTTTCGGTATTTCCTACTGTCTTCAGGAAGATGGCCATGTTCGTGTGGATGTGATCTATGATCGGCTGGGGCAGCGTGCCAGGGCGATTATCAATATTGTCGGTACACTGCTTTTCATACTGCCATTCTGCTGGCTGATTATTGATGGTTCATTTGATTTTGTCAAGGAAGCGTATGATCTGCACGAGATAAGCGGTGATCCGGGGGCCTGA
- a CDS encoding ABC transporter ATP-binding protein: protein MEKEPLLSIKNVVKHFDISGGFLEQIRFRNGRFSREQTVVRAVNNVSFDIKKGETVSVVGESGCGKSTLARSVIRLYPPNSGQVLYEGKRIDNLDNNAMKPYRTKMQMVFQDPYSSLNPRMSVFETLEEPIRFHNPGISRSDAADRVTEVMKQVGVDPDWRTRFPHEFSGGQRQRISIARALAVDPEFIVADEPIAALDVSIQAQILNLMMDLQDEHGLTYMFISHDLSVVEHISTNVAVMYLGTLCEFAETETLYSNPRHPYTRALLSAIPKLGKKDMDHVKLTGDVPTPIQLPPGCVFHGRCPYADERCRTEIPRLTVLDDGSRVACHGVEEDRISP, encoded by the coding sequence ATGGAAAAAGAACCACTTCTCAGCATAAAGAATGTAGTAAAACACTTTGATATTTCAGGCGGTTTTCTGGAACAGATACGATTCAGAAATGGCCGTTTCAGTCGGGAGCAGACTGTTGTAAGAGCCGTGAACAATGTCAGTTTCGATATCAAAAAAGGTGAGACTGTCAGTGTGGTTGGCGAGTCCGGATGCGGCAAGTCAACGCTTGCTCGCAGTGTCATCCGACTCTACCCGCCAAACAGCGGCCAGGTCCTCTACGAAGGAAAACGGATAGACAACCTGGACAACAATGCCATGAAACCATATCGCACCAAAATGCAGATGGTCTTCCAGGATCCCTATTCATCGCTCAATCCACGGATGTCTGTTTTTGAAACGCTGGAGGAGCCGATCAGGTTCCATAATCCCGGTATTTCCCGAAGTGACGCGGCAGACAGGGTAACCGAAGTCATGAAACAGGTTGGGGTTGATCCCGACTGGCGCACCAGGTTTCCCCACGAATTTTCCGGGGGACAACGCCAGAGAATCTCCATAGCCAGGGCTCTTGCAGTTGACCCCGAATTTATTGTTGCCGATGAACCGATTGCAGCCCTGGATGTTTCCATCCAGGCCCAGATTCTCAACCTGATGATGGACCTTCAGGATGAGCACGGATTGACCTATATGTTCATCAGCCACGACCTCTCCGTTGTGGAACATATATCTACCAATGTGGCGGTCATGTACCTGGGTACCCTCTGCGAATTTGCGGAAACGGAAACCCTTTATTCAAATCCGCGACACCCCTACACCCGCGCCCTGCTGTCAGCCATTCCCAAGCTTGGGAAAAAGGACATGGACCATGTCAAATTAACAGGAGATGTACCCACGCCGATCCAGCTGCCACCCGGCTGCGTCTTCCATGGCCGCTGTCCCTATGCTGATGAACGCTGCCGCACGGAAATCCCCAGGCTGACAGTTCTGGATGATGGAAGCAGAGTTGCATGCCATGGTGTTGAAGAAGACAGGATTTCCCCATGA
- the yciA gene encoding acyl-CoA thioester hydrolase YciA has protein sequence MTDHIHPSGELLLRTLAMPADTNPLGDIFGGWIMSQMDIAGGIMAREATCSRVVTVAVDTITFIKPVHVGDVVCCYGKVVKVGTTSITINLEVLVKPAVENPGDSADEFLVTKAAFTYVSVDENGKKQPINRDCC, from the coding sequence ATGACTGACCATATCCACCCATCGGGAGAGCTGCTCCTCAGAACCCTTGCCATGCCGGCGGACACAAACCCCCTTGGTGATATCTTTGGTGGCTGGATCATGTCCCAGATGGATATAGCCGGAGGCATCATGGCCCGGGAGGCAACATGTTCCCGGGTGGTCACTGTCGCAGTCGACACAATCACCTTCATCAAACCGGTGCACGTGGGGGATGTGGTCTGCTGCTACGGTAAAGTTGTAAAGGTCGGCACCACATCCATCACTATCAACCTTGAAGTGCTGGTAAAACCTGCGGTGGAAAACCCCGGCGACTCCGCTGATGAATTCCTGGTTACCAAGGCTGCTTTTACCTACGTTTCAGTTGATGAAAACGGGAAAAAACAACCAATCAACCGCGACTGCTGCTGA
- a CDS encoding sensor histidine kinase codes for MRSRYGITQKLSLIFFLFFLIFSGTVYLLLFNVQHMVQTTENIVEKNNRIDQLTEILLSSLLDMEANHKKLKLLKKEKYSQFFEEAKANFESALQQAMALQAPGTKTGRIWEDFIYSYFRHKSGLWDQKSKPPPGLKFVSDQVVTRWIDRITRIKRQNQREIDLALLDLNEQSRKSARNGLYGFCVSIIVGVLGLFFISRSIFTPLKTLTEELKRLSFDKVYKPISLKGGNEFQELADAYNDMSRQLYEEENIRNEFIASLSHEIRTPLSSIHESVNMIIEEVFGPMNPKQLKFLKIASIEIERIKRLLNHLLNVSVLEADPTTKNFTLLDCRKLIHSGFYSFASLAEKKKINLSIQAAVEIPPLYGVREELQQVFVNIIGNAIKYSPENSAVTVTVKRVKKMIHFDVSDNGPGIPEEEMSLIFTRYYRTANVRNHQDGVGLGLSISRKIVADYGGTLSVKNNDKAGCTFTFTLPLKRKS; via the coding sequence ATGAGATCCAGATATGGAATTACCCAGAAATTGTCACTCATTTTCTTTCTGTTTTTTCTTATCTTTTCCGGAACGGTGTACCTGCTTCTTTTCAACGTCCAGCATATGGTGCAAACCACTGAAAATATAGTTGAAAAGAATAACAGAATTGACCAGCTGACTGAAATACTTCTTTCAAGCCTGCTGGACATGGAGGCTAACCACAAGAAACTGAAACTGCTGAAAAAAGAAAAATACTCCCAATTTTTTGAAGAGGCAAAGGCCAACTTTGAATCAGCCCTCCAGCAGGCAATGGCACTTCAGGCTCCTGGAACCAAAACCGGGAGAATCTGGGAAGACTTTATTTACAGCTATTTTCGGCATAAAAGTGGATTATGGGACCAGAAATCCAAGCCACCCCCAGGTCTGAAATTCGTATCCGACCAGGTTGTCACCAGGTGGATTGATCGGATAACCCGGATAAAAAGACAGAACCAGAGAGAAATTGACCTGGCCCTTCTCGATCTGAATGAACAGAGCAGAAAAAGTGCCAGAAATGGGCTTTATGGTTTCTGCGTTTCAATAATAGTAGGTGTTCTCGGTCTTTTCTTTATTTCGAGATCTATCTTCACTCCCCTGAAAACATTGACGGAGGAGCTCAAACGACTCTCCTTTGACAAAGTCTACAAACCTATTTCCCTCAAGGGGGGAAATGAGTTTCAGGAACTTGCCGACGCATATAATGATATGAGCCGCCAGCTCTATGAGGAGGAAAATATCCGTAACGAATTTATCGCAAGCCTCAGCCATGAAATACGAACCCCACTGTCTTCAATCCATGAATCGGTCAATATGATTATCGAGGAAGTTTTTGGCCCGATGAATCCCAAGCAGCTCAAATTTTTAAAAATCGCCAGCATTGAAATCGAAAGAATAAAACGGTTGCTGAATCATCTGCTCAATGTTTCCGTGCTGGAGGCCGATCCGACCACCAAAAATTTTACCCTGCTCGACTGCAGAAAACTCATCCACAGTGGGTTTTATTCTTTTGCTTCTCTGGCGGAAAAAAAGAAAATCAACCTCTCCATTCAGGCAGCCGTGGAGATACCTCCCCTGTATGGAGTCAGGGAAGAACTACAGCAGGTATTTGTCAATATTATCGGCAATGCAATCAAATATTCCCCTGAAAACAGCGCGGTCACGGTTACAGTCAAACGCGTGAAAAAAATGATTCATTTTGATGTCTCAGACAATGGCCCCGGTATTCCTGAAGAAGAAATGTCTCTTATTTTCACCAGGTATTACAGAACGGCAAACGTCAGAAACCATCAGGACGGAGTAGGTCTCGGGCTCTCCATCTCGAGAAAAATCGTTGCTGACTACGGTGGAACCCTCAGCGTTAAAAATAACGATAAAGCGGGATGCACCTTTACTTTTACACTGCCCTTAAAGCGGAAATCTTAA
- a CDS encoding TRAP transporter substrate-binding protein, which produces MKKATQFAKISASLLVTCGLLLGTFTADNAVAADKKKTYHWRLAQTWPSNFPIFGDAVKNMVKMVKTMSDGRLIIRVDSKNKHKAPLGIFDMVRAGQYDMGHSASYYWKGKDPVFMPFTTMPFGMIAAEQYAWFYYGGGMALMEKAYAKHNLLSFPGGNTGNQMGGWFRKEIKTVDDLKGLKMRIPGFAGEVISKLGVAVTNIPPGELYTSLDRGTIDALEWVGPSLDLNMGFHKIAPYYYTGWHEPGTELQFLVNKKRFEKLPADLREILVVAMKTAAYDMFAQSYHASAENLALIRKDYPNIKITTFPKEIIDRLKVENDKLIKEMSAKNPAFKEVIDSQKAYMEKARDWTRISDFAYLKDNVSR; this is translated from the coding sequence ATGAAAAAGGCAACTCAATTTGCAAAAATTTCTGCAAGTCTGCTGGTCACTTGCGGGCTGCTTCTGGGTACATTCACTGCGGACAATGCAGTAGCGGCCGATAAAAAAAAGACCTATCACTGGCGGCTTGCCCAGACATGGCCAAGTAATTTTCCCATTTTCGGGGATGCCGTTAAAAACATGGTGAAGATGGTAAAAACCATGTCTGATGGCAGGTTGATTATCAGGGTTGATTCAAAGAATAAGCACAAGGCCCCCCTGGGCATTTTTGATATGGTGCGGGCAGGACAGTATGACATGGGACACTCCGCGTCCTATTACTGGAAAGGCAAGGATCCGGTCTTTATGCCGTTTACTACCATGCCCTTCGGAATGATTGCCGCTGAGCAGTATGCCTGGTTCTATTACGGAGGAGGCATGGCATTAATGGAGAAGGCGTATGCAAAGCATAATCTGCTGTCTTTTCCAGGTGGTAACACAGGTAATCAGATGGGTGGCTGGTTTCGCAAGGAGATCAAAACGGTTGATGACCTGAAAGGGTTGAAAATGAGGATTCCCGGTTTTGCCGGGGAGGTTATTTCTAAGCTCGGTGTAGCGGTGACTAATATTCCGCCGGGAGAACTGTACACCTCTCTTGATCGGGGAACCATCGACGCCCTGGAATGGGTTGGACCTTCCCTGGACCTGAACATGGGATTCCACAAAATTGCTCCTTACTATTACACAGGTTGGCATGAGCCGGGAACCGAACTGCAGTTTCTGGTCAATAAAAAGAGATTTGAAAAGCTTCCGGCGGATCTCAGGGAAATTCTTGTAGTGGCCATGAAAACAGCCGCCTATGATATGTTTGCCCAGTCATATCACGCCAGTGCAGAAAATCTTGCTCTCATCAGAAAGGATTATCCCAATATAAAAATCACAACTTTTCCAAAAGAGATAATTGACAGACTGAAAGTGGAAAATGATAAACTCATTAAAGAGATGTCTGCCAAAAACCCTGCTTTCAAAGAAGTCATTGACTCCCAGAAGGCATATATGGAAAAAGCCAGAGACTGGACCCGTATCTCCGATTTTGCCTATCTGAAAGACAACGTATCCCGCTGA
- the btsR gene encoding two-component system response regulator BtsR codes for MIRTLIVDDELHAREEMEILLRETGACEIVATCGNAIEALKIIKESRPEVIFLDIQMPVIGGFELLSMIDQSIMPHVVFVTAYDEYTLKAFEEKTLDYLLKPVEKSRLDKTIAKLLQMLRKGDRPRRDSNQVRRIPCVTGHTIKILDIRNVEYVYSGPGGVFAVTPEGEFYTELTLKTFEEKTDLFRCHKQYLINLVHLDEMTLLAGGGADIRTATGSTLPVSRRYLKKLKRKLMI; via the coding sequence ATGATCCGAACCCTGATAGTCGATGATGAACTGCATGCCCGGGAGGAGATGGAAATTCTTCTCAGGGAAACAGGGGCCTGTGAAATTGTCGCCACCTGCGGGAATGCAATTGAAGCCCTGAAGATTATCAAGGAGTCACGACCTGAGGTGATTTTTCTGGACATTCAGATGCCCGTGATCGGCGGTTTTGAATTGTTGAGCATGATTGATCAATCCATAATGCCCCATGTTGTTTTTGTCACTGCCTACGACGAGTATACCCTGAAGGCCTTTGAGGAGAAAACCCTGGACTATCTTTTAAAACCTGTGGAGAAGTCCAGGCTGGACAAGACCATAGCAAAACTGCTGCAGATGCTGAGAAAAGGGGACAGGCCCCGTCGCGACAGCAATCAGGTACGTCGTATTCCCTGTGTTACCGGTCACACAATTAAAATTCTGGATATCCGCAATGTTGAATATGTCTATTCCGGGCCGGGCGGCGTGTTTGCGGTTACACCGGAGGGAGAATTCTATACAGAGCTTACCCTGAAAACATTTGAAGAAAAAACAGATCTTTTTCGCTGCCATAAACAATACCTGATCAACCTGGTTCACCTCGATGAAATGACGCTTCTTGCCGGTGGTGGTGCTGATATCAGAACCGCTACAGGCAGCACCCTGCCTGTGAGCAGGCGTTATCTGAAAAAGCTCAAGCGAAAACTCATGATCTGA
- a CDS encoding MBOAT family protein has translation MADTIIHLSLQWKITLYYLVILAGIIITAKMISLVIERERVTHPGFVIFLFFIAPVLSFHSMKDVKPTSEKMRRRAGKTVLLLFCLSAVYSVLIPEMQGFSQTVRSYLAIWPFWLLIETIQAVVELSWLAFGYGVPGISNRPLVAGSVAEFWGRRWNRLFGDWLFRVCFRPLSRNPYGALFFTFLVSALIHELLVSVPLWLVYRVNCFGWMVFYFVIQAVAVVVERKWLRKNPFLNRCFTWLSVVGPVPLILNRGTLLIFHLSSS, from the coding sequence ATGGCAGACACCATTATACATCTTTCCTTGCAATGGAAAATAACACTTTATTATCTGGTTATACTGGCAGGTATTATTATTACGGCAAAAATGATCAGCCTTGTAATAGAAAGAGAAAGAGTAACTCACCCCGGATTTGTGATATTCCTGTTTTTCATCGCCCCTGTCCTGTCCTTTCACAGTATGAAGGATGTTAAACCAACCTCCGAAAAGATGAGAAGGAGAGCCGGGAAAACCGTGTTGCTTTTGTTCTGTCTCTCTGCTGTTTATTCTGTACTGATACCTGAAATGCAGGGGTTTTCCCAGACCGTTCGTTCATATCTGGCCATATGGCCATTCTGGTTACTGATTGAAACCATTCAGGCAGTGGTGGAATTGTCCTGGCTGGCATTCGGGTATGGCGTGCCCGGTATCAGTAACAGACCACTTGTTGCGGGGAGTGTGGCGGAGTTCTGGGGCAGGCGATGGAACCGTCTTTTCGGAGACTGGTTGTTTCGGGTCTGTTTTCGACCTCTGTCACGAAATCCATATGGTGCGTTGTTCTTCACTTTCCTTGTTTCAGCCCTTATTCATGAACTGCTGGTCAGTGTTCCCCTGTGGCTTGTCTATAGGGTAAACTGTTTTGGCTGGATGGTTTTTTATTTTGTCATCCAGGCAGTTGCGGTTGTGGTGGAACGAAAATGGCTGCGGAAAAATCCTTTTTTAAATCGATGTTTTACCTGGCTGTCAGTAGTCGGCCCTGTACCACTTATTCTTAACAGGGGAACGCTGCTGATCTTCCATCTGAGTTCGTCCTGA